The Mesobacillus jeotgali genome window below encodes:
- a CDS encoding nucleoside hydrolase, whose protein sequence is MYNILLFTDSGVDDSLALMYALLHPELNVVGVVTGYGNITKEQAIKNTAYLLKLGGREDIPIIAGASGPLSGELATFYPEIHGPEGLGPIRPPENMGVVKVYDIDKILEIVKQYPENLVIVGVGRQTELAIPFILYGEEAFQTVSAVYIMGGAFLVPGNVTAEAEANFYADPIAANQVLEKARNVFLHPLNITNKAIIPPAVIDYLAENSQSPFKDLIKPVYDYYFDAYKKNVPGIQGAPLHDVITLSALVNKNLVKYLPRRVTVELFGRARGKSIADFRPKPEQEPVEDLDWIGMEADIPSFIEDFTSTFMGAATTKS, encoded by the coding sequence ATGTACAATATCCTTTTGTTTACGGATTCAGGGGTAGATGATTCTCTGGCACTTATGTATGCCTTGCTGCATCCGGAACTTAATGTTGTGGGTGTTGTTACCGGCTACGGAAATATCACGAAAGAGCAGGCGATAAAAAACACTGCCTATTTATTGAAGCTGGGAGGCAGAGAGGATATTCCAATCATTGCGGGAGCTTCTGGCCCTTTATCCGGTGAGCTGGCTACTTTTTATCCTGAGATTCATGGACCAGAAGGGCTGGGTCCAATCAGGCCTCCAGAAAATATGGGAGTAGTTAAGGTTTATGATATTGATAAGATTCTTGAAATTGTCAAGCAGTACCCAGAAAACCTGGTAATCGTAGGGGTGGGAAGGCAAACAGAACTGGCAATCCCGTTTATCCTTTATGGTGAGGAAGCATTCCAAACAGTCAGTGCTGTCTATATCATGGGTGGGGCATTCCTCGTTCCAGGCAATGTAACAGCTGAAGCAGAGGCTAACTTTTATGCCGATCCGATTGCCGCGAATCAAGTACTGGAAAAGGCGAGGAATGTATTCTTGCATCCGTTGAACATCACCAATAAAGCAATCATTCCACCAGCAGTAATCGATTATCTTGCCGAAAACAGCCAGTCTCCTTTTAAGGATTTGATAAAACCTGTGTATGATTATTACTTCGATGCTTATAAAAAGAATGTACCTGGCATCCAGGGAGCGCCACTCCATGATGTAATCACCTTAAGTGCTCTTGTGAATAAAAATCTTGTAAAATATCTGCCAAGAAGAGTGACCGTAGAATTGTTTGGGAGGGCAAGAGGTAAGAGCATAGCAGACTTCAGGCCTAAACCGGAGCAGGAGCCTGTAGAAGATTTAGACTGGATTGGCATGGAGGCTGACATCCCTTCATTTATAGAGGATTTTACCTCGACGTTCATGGGGGCAGCTACAACTAAAAGCTAG
- a CDS encoding MFS transporter, translating to MNTKVFLYVKAFSDLGTFMDLIAINVLMYIATGSPAWLAATMAFRTLGGVLSSLFSGVLADRFDRRKIMIWTDIFRAIIILSLVPFPNPVMILIVCFLIGLTSSFFSVSYSAEIPQIFGQDKILETNALISRLTSISLVLGFIGAGVITDFLGYQVTLTIDAATYLISAAVLIKMKWQSTKPAAAELISIGIRQKVSQIGRDLKEVYSFILSVPMLLSVNVVFLVGSFAGASHNLGIPLLADSINSGKQSLIYGLIWGVWGIGSVLATLLLPRMKMIQGNSLYRTYFLAAIFMSTGFIIFLSNMNLWIVLMFAFFTGIFDACFTTLHATILQKTDNYIRGRIFGVGMLLKSLGFALGFVVAPILLDALSLAKMVWVFHGTLITTSVLVMIYSRSKQNKLNELEQSI from the coding sequence ATGAACACCAAAGTTTTTCTTTATGTAAAAGCCTTTTCTGACCTTGGAACCTTTATGGATTTAATCGCAATCAATGTCTTGATGTATATTGCAACGGGAAGTCCTGCCTGGCTAGCTGCTACCATGGCATTCCGGACATTGGGGGGAGTGTTGTCCAGCTTGTTTTCAGGTGTCCTTGCAGACCGTTTTGACCGCAGGAAAATCATGATTTGGACCGATATTTTCAGGGCAATCATCATCCTTAGCTTGGTTCCCTTCCCGAATCCGGTTATGATCCTGATTGTATGCTTCTTGATTGGTTTGACGAGCAGCTTTTTTTCAGTCAGCTACAGTGCGGAAATCCCGCAAATCTTCGGCCAGGATAAGATTTTGGAGACAAATGCTCTTATCTCCCGGTTGACATCGATCAGCCTGGTTTTGGGATTCATCGGTGCGGGAGTAATCACAGATTTTCTTGGTTACCAGGTTACCTTGACCATCGACGCTGCAACTTATCTGATTTCGGCAGCAGTATTAATCAAAATGAAGTGGCAATCCACTAAGCCTGCCGCTGCAGAATTAATTTCGATTGGAATCAGGCAGAAAGTTTCCCAGATTGGCAGAGATTTAAAAGAAGTATATTCTTTCATCCTTTCCGTACCGATGTTATTGTCCGTAAATGTCGTTTTCCTTGTGGGGTCTTTTGCCGGTGCCTCACATAATCTCGGTATTCCTTTACTGGCAGACTCAATTAATTCGGGTAAACAAAGCTTGATTTACGGCCTGATCTGGGGTGTCTGGGGAATTGGCTCTGTGTTAGCCACCCTGCTTTTGCCGAGAATGAAAATGATTCAGGGGAACAGCTTGTATCGTACATATTTTCTGGCAGCCATTTTTATGTCGACAGGTTTCATTATTTTTCTATCTAATATGAATCTTTGGATCGTCCTTATGTTTGCTTTCTTTACTGGAATTTTTGATGCCTGTTTTACCACTTTGCACGCAACCATCCTTCAAAAAACAGATAATTACATTAGAGGAAGGATATTTGGCGTTGGCATGCTGTTGAAATCTTTAGGGTTTGCACTCGGTTTTGTTGTTGCCCCAATCCTGCTGGACGCCCTCTCACTGGCAAAAATGGTTTGGGTCTTCCATGGAACATTGATCACTACAAGTGTATTGGTGATGATTTATTCAAGGAGCAAACAAAATAAACTTAATGAGCTAGAGCAAAGTATATAG
- a CDS encoding cytochrome D1 domain-containing protein, whose translation MRKSYFRGISLVIAAGIFLAGCGTEPARDVTEANAKEKQQVEEKSEQASKNAQVDKFYFTANEGGTISKVNAISNEVVKTIQAEGVVHNIQVSPDGKSVAATIVPSMGEHGDDGHDDGGHDMKMNGFALFYDTETDELLKEVEVGSHPAHVVYTEDGKYALVTNNEDNNVSVIDTKDYTVVNTIGTGKGPHGFRISSDSKHAYIANMGEDSVSVINLETMKEDRKIQVGAAPVTTGISADGKTLVTTLNAENALAIVDLESGNIEKVGVGIGPAQVYLDANDQFAYVANQGTESNPSNSITIVDLKSKAAVSTIETGKGAHGVVLSGDSKTAYVTNMFEDTVSIIDLEAKEVKQTIQVGEVPNGITIMK comes from the coding sequence ATGAGAAAATCTTATTTTAGAGGGATAAGTTTAGTGATAGCAGCAGGTATCTTTCTTGCCGGGTGTGGTACCGAACCTGCCAGAGATGTTACAGAGGCGAATGCCAAGGAAAAGCAGCAAGTCGAAGAAAAATCAGAACAAGCATCAAAAAATGCTCAGGTAGACAAGTTTTATTTTACAGCCAATGAAGGGGGAACAATAAGCAAGGTAAATGCTATCAGCAATGAGGTTGTTAAAACGATTCAAGCAGAAGGCGTTGTCCATAATATTCAGGTTTCACCTGATGGAAAATCAGTTGCGGCCACCATTGTCCCGAGCATGGGAGAGCATGGAGATGACGGACATGATGATGGAGGACATGATATGAAAATGAACGGTTTTGCTCTTTTTTATGATACTGAAACGGATGAGTTACTTAAAGAAGTAGAAGTCGGCAGCCATCCGGCCCATGTTGTGTATACAGAGGATGGAAAATACGCCCTTGTCACAAACAATGAGGACAATAATGTTTCCGTTATTGATACTAAAGACTACACTGTGGTCAATACAATAGGAACAGGGAAAGGCCCGCATGGCTTCAGGATATCAAGCGACAGCAAGCATGCTTATATAGCGAACATGGGCGAAGATTCCGTCAGTGTCATTAATCTCGAAACGATGAAAGAAGATCGCAAAATACAGGTAGGTGCCGCTCCGGTCACGACAGGAATAAGCGCTGATGGGAAGACATTGGTAACAACGCTCAATGCTGAAAATGCTCTGGCAATTGTTGATCTTGAAAGTGGAAACATAGAGAAGGTAGGAGTCGGTATTGGGCCGGCTCAAGTATATCTTGATGCTAATGATCAATTTGCCTACGTGGCCAATCAGGGAACAGAGAGTAATCCTTCTAATAGCATAACGATTGTAGATTTGAAATCAAAAGCAGCAGTTTCCACAATTGAAACGGGTAAAGGAGCGCATGGTGTGGTGCTGAGCGGTGACAGTAAGACGGCGTATGTGACCAATATGTTCGAAGATACGGTAAGCATTATAGATCTTGAAGCGAAAGAAGTAAAACAGACGATTCAGGTTGGAGAAGTCCCAAATGGGATCACGATCATGAAGTAA
- a CDS encoding multicopper oxidase family protein: protein MKLKLLSILIFSTLFIAACSSSSMSEMDHKNMEEEPSSEVKENLEGLQTANVTETLTGNEINIIAKEAKHQLSEDVSVKALTFNGSVPGSQIRVKQGEKLKINLKNELNEPISIHWHGITVPNEMDGIPGVTQNAVQPGESFTYEFTPEDPGTYMYHTHQNAVEQMDKGLYGSFIVEPNDKSYDRDYTLMLDEWMSKPEEAESSMEGMDHGNMDSDEDSDKETDSGGMDHGDMGSNENESMDGMEEMGHDMSAYDIFTINGKSGNSIEPLKVKEGEKVRIRLVNVGYMSHKIHLHGHDFKVAAIDGQELNKPKELKDQVISIAPGERYDIEFTANNPGEWFIECHGDMEGSSGMNTKIQYENSTDSADKSNKSEDLPEFSYMNYGGSEKGEFSLDQKYDIEYKMDLNTTMDGNEMAYTINGKTFPETDSINVEEGDLVKVTLTNNSMMDDHPMHLHGHFFQVLSKNGKPVEGAPIMKDTINLKPGDEYVVAFKADNPGNWLFHCHDLHHATAGMVNMVKYDGFKVNFIPDPDANNKPE, encoded by the coding sequence TGCTAACGTTACTGAAACACTTACTGGCAATGAAATAAATATTATTGCCAAAGAAGCCAAGCATCAGCTAAGTGAGGATGTTAGTGTAAAAGCACTTACTTTCAATGGTTCTGTTCCCGGCTCCCAAATTCGGGTAAAGCAAGGAGAGAAATTAAAAATAAATCTTAAAAATGAACTGAATGAACCAATCTCTATACACTGGCATGGAATTACAGTGCCAAATGAAATGGATGGCATCCCAGGTGTGACACAAAATGCAGTCCAGCCAGGTGAAAGCTTTACCTATGAATTTACCCCTGAGGATCCGGGAACTTATATGTATCATACCCATCAAAATGCTGTTGAACAAATGGATAAAGGGCTTTATGGTTCATTTATTGTAGAGCCAAATGATAAGTCTTATGATCGTGATTATACCCTTATGCTAGACGAGTGGATGAGCAAGCCAGAAGAAGCTGAATCCAGTATGGAGGGAATGGACCACGGTAATATGGATTCAGACGAGGACAGTGATAAAGAAACTGATTCTGGTGGCATGGATCACGGCGATATGGGGTCAAATGAGAATGAAAGCATGGATGGAATGGAAGAAATGGGCCACGATATGAGTGCTTACGATATCTTTACGATAAATGGCAAAAGCGGTAACAGCATTGAACCATTAAAGGTCAAAGAAGGAGAAAAGGTCAGAATTCGTCTTGTCAATGTAGGGTATATGTCTCATAAAATTCACCTGCATGGCCATGACTTTAAAGTCGCAGCAATTGACGGACAAGAACTAAATAAACCAAAAGAATTGAAGGATCAAGTAATCTCAATAGCACCCGGTGAGAGATATGACATTGAGTTTACGGCAAACAACCCTGGAGAATGGTTCATAGAGTGCCACGGAGATATGGAAGGTTCAAGTGGAATGAATACAAAAATTCAATATGAAAACTCTACTGATTCAGCTGACAAATCTAACAAGTCCGAAGATTTACCTGAATTTTCCTATATGAATTATGGCGGCTCTGAAAAGGGTGAATTTTCACTGGATCAAAAATATGATATTGAATATAAAATGGATTTAAACACAACGATGGATGGCAACGAAATGGCATATACGATTAACGGCAAAACTTTCCCAGAAACTGATAGTATAAATGTCGAGGAAGGCGATCTTGTTAAAGTAACACTGACCAACAATTCTATGATGGATGACCATCCTATGCACTTGCATGGTCACTTCTTCCAGGTTCTTAGCAAAAATGGAAAACCTGTAGAAGGTGCTCCAATCATGAAAGATACGATTAATTTAAAACCTGGTGATGAATATGTCGTTGCATTTAAAGCAGACAATCCTGGTAATTGGCTATTCCATTGTCACGATTTGCATCATGCCACTGCAGGAATGGTGAATATGGTTAAATATGATGGGTTTAAAGTAAACTTCATTCCAGATCCTGATGCAAATAATAAACCTGAATAA